From Deltaproteobacteria bacterium, the proteins below share one genomic window:
- a CDS encoding septum formation initiator family protein, translated as MKIGRYIIVFVVFAGLLITLGNRGLWDSYLMREKLHELQGANQTIIDENKSLRKEIALLQSNLNYIEMIARNNLGMVKQGEVVFRISK; from the coding sequence GTGAAAATCGGTAGATACATCATAGTTTTTGTCGTGTTTGCTGGATTGTTGATCACCCTCGGCAATCGAGGGCTTTGGGACAGTTATTTAATGCGGGAAAAACTCCATGAACTCCAAGGAGCAAACCAGACGATTATCGATGAAAATAAATCTCTGAGGAAAGAGATTGCTCTGCTTCAATCCAATTTGAACTATATCGAAATGATCGCCCGGAATAATTTGGGTATGGTGAAGCAGGGCGAGGTTGTTTTCCGGATTTCCAAATAA
- the dut gene encoding dUTP diphosphatase, translated as MTEEVCIRIKKDPGQEDIGLPRYMTDHAAGMDVRAAVDRTVILQPGEWKKIPAGFAISLPAGYEAQIRPRSGLAMEFGVTVLNAPGTIDADYRGEIGVILINHGQKPFKINRGDRIAQMIVQQIARARWDESPTLDETARGAGGFGHTRTA; from the coding sequence GTGACAGAGGAGGTCTGTATCCGTATCAAGAAAGATCCAGGGCAGGAGGATATCGGGCTTCCCCGGTACATGACCGATCACGCCGCGGGCATGGATGTCCGTGCGGCTGTTGATCGAACGGTTATCCTTCAACCGGGGGAATGGAAAAAAATTCCTGCCGGTTTTGCTATTTCCCTGCCGGCGGGCTATGAGGCGCAAATCAGACCGCGAAGCGGTTTGGCGATGGAATTCGGTGTTACCGTGTTGAACGCCCCCGGAACCATCGATGCGGATTACCGGGGCGAGATCGGGGTTATACTGATTAATCACGGACAAAAACCCTTTAAAATCAACCGTGGCGACCGGATTGCCCAGATGATCGTTCAACAGATCGCCAGAGCCCGCTGGGATGAAAGCCCTACCTTGGATGAAACGGCCAGAGGGGCAGGCGGTTTCGGTCACACCCGAACGGCATAG
- a CDS encoding insulinase family protein translates to MVSKALLANGIRVVSEEINHVRSVSMGVWVHCGSRHEDGATNGIAHFIEHMLFKGTENRSPLEIASAIDAVGGVINASTGKEITAFYVKVPDYCLELAIELLADILRNSRFQSVEIEREKSVIHQEIRSLEDSPDEYIHDIFEGRLWDGHPLARPIMGTQDSISGLTREQIVHFFNRNYRGRNLVISVAGRLQHDQLFDLVSRHFESLNGTDEAYPNVSPIPRIVPSVVFKELEQVHLVLGCPAPSSTDPRRYAAFLLNAFLGGSMSSRLFQEIREKRGLVYDIQSYLNSYLDAGMLGIYAATGADEIRQVIRLVYSEIKRLRDHSLNDRELRNAKEMIKGNFLLSMESTDNRMTRLAKNEFCFGRQIPWDEVMERIEGVSRQDIADLMEEMFALDRLSMVAVGRVDPDLVDEMRGTL, encoded by the coding sequence ATGGTCAGCAAGGCCCTCCTCGCTAACGGGATTCGTGTCGTTTCAGAAGAAATCAATCATGTCCGCTCCGTGTCCATGGGTGTATGGGTTCATTGTGGTTCCCGCCATGAAGATGGAGCAACCAATGGGATAGCCCATTTCATCGAGCATATGCTTTTCAAGGGGACCGAAAATCGGTCCCCTTTGGAAATCGCCTCTGCTATCGACGCGGTGGGCGGCGTCATCAACGCGTCCACGGGAAAAGAAATCACCGCCTTCTATGTCAAGGTTCCCGATTACTGCCTTGAGCTGGCCATTGAGCTCCTGGCCGATATTTTAAGAAACTCACGCTTCCAATCCGTAGAAATTGAAAGGGAAAAATCGGTAATCCATCAGGAGATCCGTTCCCTGGAGGATTCTCCGGATGAATATATCCACGATATTTTTGAAGGCCGACTCTGGGACGGCCATCCTCTCGCCCGTCCGATCATGGGGACCCAGGACAGTATATCCGGTCTTACAAGAGAGCAGATTGTCCACTTTTTCAATCGTAATTATCGGGGACGCAATCTCGTTATCTCGGTGGCCGGGAGGCTTCAGCACGATCAATTGTTCGATTTGGTTTCCCGCCATTTTGAATCCCTCAACGGTACGGATGAAGCGTACCCAAATGTTTCACCCATACCCCGCATCGTTCCGTCCGTGGTTTTCAAAGAACTGGAACAGGTTCACCTCGTCCTTGGCTGTCCGGCTCCTTCGTCCACGGATCCCAGAAGGTATGCGGCCTTTCTGTTGAACGCTTTTCTGGGTGGAAGCATGAGTTCCCGTCTCTTTCAGGAAATCAGAGAAAAACGCGGCCTGGTTTATGACATTCAATCTTACCTGAATTCTTATCTGGATGCGGGTATGCTTGGAATTTATGCCGCCACCGGGGCAGACGAAATCCGCCAGGTCATTCGTCTGGTGTACAGTGAGATCAAACGTCTCCGAGATCATTCTTTAAACGACAGGGAACTGAGAAACGCCAAGGAAATGATCAAGGGGAACTTTCTCCTCAGCATGGAAAGCACGGATAACCGGATGACCCGCCTGGCCAAGAATGAGTTCTGCTTTGGCCGACAGATTCCGTGGGATGAGGTTATGGAAAGAATTGAAGGCGTTTCCCGGCAGGATATTGCTGATCTGATGGAGGAGATGTTTGCGTTGGACAGGCTTTCGATGGTCGCCGTAGGTCGCGTTGATCCCGATCTGGTCGATGAAATGAGGGGGACCCTGTGA
- a CDS encoding polyribonucleotide nucleotidyltransferase, with protein sequence MSNEYLTEFSGKRLSLKTDYVAAQADGAVFATYGDTVVLVTVVSLKEKREGLDFLPLTVDYQELTFAAGKIPGGFFKREGRPNEREILTSRIIDRSIRPLFPKGYHHETQVVATVLSVDMEHDPDVTALLAASAALEISDIPFKGPIAAIRVGRINGNFVCNASIDEMAESDLNLFLAGRMIEHEQGDGYDVNLIMLEGGADEVDDAVIVDAIAFGLNAMRPAIDLQIKMKREIGKPRREIVVEPIDETLLAHVTAKAEADLKAAYHIHRKQDRYSRLDEIRKAVIAELSGEDGKLKPAISGILEKMESRILRDMIINERKRIDDRGTKDIRPISSEVGLLPRAHGSALFNRGETQSLSALTLGTSQDEQRMDYIVGEEMRSFILHYNFPPYCVGEAKPLRSPGRREIGHGALARRALVPILPDTDAFPYTIRIVSEILSSNGSSSMATVCAGMLALMDAGVPVKGVAAGIAMGLLKEKDEVVILSDILGDEDHCGDMDFKVCGTKKGVTSLQMDIKIDRLPEEVLRKALDQAKEGRFHIIDKLMETLSKPRQDISIYAPRITTVKVRPDRVRDVIGSGGKNIRQIVSETGVKIDVEDDGTVTIASSDAEAAERAVCMVKLLTEEAEVGKIYRGTVKRVVDFGAFVEILPGMEGLVHISQLARERVNKVTDILQEGDEVNVKVLEIDKQGKIRLSRKEALGENGQQGPPR encoded by the coding sequence ATGAGTAACGAATATTTGACCGAATTTTCAGGGAAACGACTTTCCCTGAAAACTGATTATGTCGCCGCTCAGGCCGATGGGGCGGTTTTTGCGACTTATGGAGACACCGTGGTGCTTGTTACGGTGGTCTCTTTGAAGGAGAAACGGGAAGGTCTGGATTTTCTTCCCCTGACCGTGGATTATCAGGAGCTGACTTTTGCGGCGGGTAAAATACCCGGCGGGTTTTTCAAGCGGGAAGGTCGCCCAAACGAGCGGGAAATTTTAACGTCTCGTATCATCGACCGGTCCATTCGGCCCTTGTTCCCCAAAGGTTACCATCACGAGACTCAGGTGGTCGCGACGGTTCTTTCCGTTGATATGGAGCATGATCCCGATGTGACGGCCCTTCTGGCCGCTTCCGCAGCCCTGGAAATTTCGGATATCCCTTTTAAAGGACCCATTGCGGCGATCAGGGTGGGAAGGATCAACGGGAATTTCGTCTGCAACGCATCCATTGATGAAATGGCGGAGAGTGATCTCAATCTTTTCTTGGCAGGCCGGATGATTGAACACGAGCAGGGAGATGGATATGACGTGAACCTGATCATGCTCGAGGGAGGCGCCGATGAAGTGGATGACGCTGTCATCGTAGATGCGATTGCCTTCGGTCTCAACGCCATGCGTCCGGCCATTGACCTTCAGATCAAGATGAAAAGAGAGATCGGTAAACCCAGGCGAGAAATCGTGGTCGAACCGATTGACGAAACACTGCTGGCCCACGTGACAGCGAAGGCCGAAGCTGATTTGAAGGCAGCCTACCATATACACCGAAAACAGGACCGCTATTCCCGTCTTGATGAAATCAGAAAAGCGGTCATTGCAGAGCTATCCGGGGAGGACGGCAAGTTAAAACCGGCCATTTCCGGGATCTTGGAAAAAATGGAAAGCCGTATCCTACGGGATATGATTATCAATGAACGTAAGCGGATTGACGATCGGGGGACAAAGGATATCAGACCCATCAGCTCCGAAGTCGGTCTGTTGCCCCGGGCGCACGGATCAGCACTCTTCAATCGGGGGGAAACGCAGTCCCTGTCCGCGTTGACACTGGGTACGTCCCAGGATGAACAGCGGATGGACTACATTGTCGGTGAAGAGATGCGATCATTTATTCTCCACTATAACTTTCCTCCCTACTGTGTTGGCGAGGCGAAACCCCTGAGAAGCCCCGGGCGTCGGGAAATTGGCCATGGCGCCTTGGCCAGACGGGCCCTGGTGCCCATTCTGCCGGATACGGATGCCTTCCCCTATACGATACGAATTGTTTCGGAAATTCTTTCGTCCAACGGTTCCTCCTCCATGGCGACGGTCTGTGCCGGCATGCTTGCCCTAATGGATGCGGGGGTTCCCGTCAAGGGAGTTGCCGCCGGAATTGCCATGGGCCTTCTCAAAGAAAAGGACGAAGTCGTGATTCTGTCGGACATCCTGGGAGACGAAGATCATTGTGGTGACATGGATTTTAAGGTCTGTGGAACAAAGAAGGGCGTTACCTCCCTGCAAATGGATATCAAAATCGATCGTCTGCCGGAGGAAGTGCTCCGAAAGGCTTTGGATCAGGCCAAAGAAGGCCGCTTTCATATTATCGACAAACTGATGGAGACGTTGAGTAAACCAAGACAGGATATTTCCATTTATGCTCCCAGAATCACGACGGTCAAGGTCAGGCCGGACCGGGTCCGGGATGTCATTGGATCCGGCGGCAAGAATATTCGGCAAATTGTCAGTGAAACGGGTGTGAAGATTGATGTGGAGGATGACGGAACGGTTACCATCGCCTCCTCCGATGCGGAAGCCGCAGAACGCGCCGTATGCATGGTTAAATTGCTGACCGAGGAGGCGGAAGTCGGGAAAATTTATCGTGGAACGGTCAAGCGCGTGGTGGATTTCGGTGCTTTTGTGGAAATTTTGCCCGGAATGGAAGGCTTGGTTCACATTTCGCAACTGGCCAGGGAACGCGTCAATAAGGTCACGGATATTCTTCAAGAAGGGGACGAAGTGAATGTAAAAGTCCTGGAAATCGATAAGCAGGGAAAGATCCGCCTCAGTAGAAAGGAAGCCTTGGGAGAAAATGGTCAGCAAGGCCCTCCTCGCTAA
- the rpsO gene encoding 30S ribosomal protein S15, with protein MLDVEKRSEIIDKFKLHEDDTGSPEVQIALLSARIEYLTEHFKTHKKDHHSRRGLLKLVGQRRRLLDYLKKTELERYRSIISRLGLRK; from the coding sequence GTGTTAGATGTAGAAAAAAGGAGCGAGATTATCGACAAATTCAAGCTGCATGAGGATGATACAGGTTCCCCTGAAGTGCAGATTGCGTTGTTGAGCGCCAGAATTGAATACCTGACGGAGCATTTCAAGACACACAAGAAGGATCATCATTCCCGGCGAGGTCTTTTAAAACTGGTTGGTCAGAGGCGGCGATTGCTCGATTACCTGAAGAAAACGGAACTGGAAAGATACCGCAGTATTATTTCGCGTCTGGGATTGCGTAAGTAA
- the truB gene encoding tRNA pseudouridine(55) synthase TruB — MDGLVIIDKPSGKTSHDIVAEIKSTLKADKVGHTGTLDPLATGVLPVLINRGTKLAPFLVTDSKEYQATLLLGIHTDTLDITGNVLSKRMPDVSAGDLVRVIDALVGEKLQVPPLYSAVKFKGKPLYRWARRGITVTPPPRTVEVYAAVIRAINMPRVTIHVACSKGTYIRSLCSDIGETLGCGAALEALRRTRSGFFKEETALALEGLTDGQKKDRLLTSLIPLEQAIPGLKSLRVDEPLARRVRQGVQLTGGDLGADHIPFLAPGDVLKLLSAETGLVAVAEMLCGTEEMRSRDKSSPVARMLRVFK, encoded by the coding sequence ATGGATGGCCTGGTAATCATTGATAAACCGTCTGGTAAAACCTCTCATGATATCGTGGCGGAAATAAAAAGTACCCTGAAAGCCGACAAAGTCGGCCATACAGGCACGCTTGATCCCCTGGCAACGGGGGTTTTGCCCGTTCTGATCAACAGGGGCACGAAGCTTGCCCCGTTTCTGGTAACGGACAGCAAGGAATATCAGGCGACGCTTCTGCTTGGGATTCATACGGATACGCTGGACATCACCGGCAATGTTCTGTCGAAGAGGATGCCCGATGTCTCTGCAGGCGACCTGGTCCGGGTAATCGACGCCCTCGTCGGGGAAAAACTACAGGTTCCCCCCCTCTATTCGGCGGTCAAATTCAAGGGGAAACCGCTCTACCGATGGGCGCGGAGGGGCATTACGGTAACGCCGCCCCCACGGACCGTGGAAGTTTATGCTGCGGTGATACGAGCAATAAACATGCCGAGGGTAACGATTCATGTTGCCTGTTCGAAAGGAACCTACATCCGGTCCCTCTGTTCCGATATCGGGGAGACCCTGGGCTGTGGGGCTGCGTTGGAGGCTTTGCGAAGAACCAGGAGCGGGTTTTTCAAGGAGGAGACGGCGCTGGCTCTGGAGGGATTGACGGACGGACAGAAGAAGGACCGGCTTTTGACTTCCCTGATTCCACTTGAACAGGCGATCCCGGGGCTGAAGAGTCTTCGTGTGGATGAGCCTCTGGCAAGAAGGGTGCGCCAAGGCGTTCAATTGACCGGCGGCGATTTGGGGGCCGATCATATCCCTTTCCTTGCCCCGGGAGATGTGTTAAAGTTGCTTTCCGCCGAGACGGGGCTCGTGGCTGTAGCGGAGATGCTCTGCGGGACGGAGGAGATGCGTTCCCGTGACAAGAGCAGCCCCGTGGCCCGAATGCTTCGGGTTTTTAAATAG
- a CDS encoding bifunctional oligoribonuclease/PAP phosphatase NrnA, protein MLQKIIEQIKGNKRFLVTSHVRPDGDALGSELALYHLLRFLGKDVVVYNQDEVPENYRFLPGSEVIVHAVDDLDRFDAAVILDCGNIERVGERASDVAKIKLLLNIDHHISNDGFCHVSYIDPAASSTGELLYRLVVAMSLDISWELATNLYTAILTDSGGFRYSSTTKETLLAAANLVGCGADPQWISEHIYENNPPVKIQLLGKVLETMRLDIDGRVGSMAVFQETLNTLGAKLEYTENFVDIPRTIQGVDVAIFYIETETDLFKLSLRSKDRVDVEKIARFFGGGGHTNASACVIEGDFSDVHQRVLNVVRSVL, encoded by the coding sequence ATGCTGCAAAAAATCATTGAACAAATCAAGGGGAACAAACGATTTCTTGTGACGTCCCACGTCAGGCCGGATGGTGACGCCCTGGGATCGGAGTTGGCCCTGTACCATCTTCTGCGTTTCCTGGGAAAGGACGTTGTCGTGTACAATCAGGATGAAGTTCCGGAGAACTACCGTTTTCTGCCTGGAAGCGAGGTGATCGTCCATGCTGTTGATGATCTTGATCGCTTCGATGCGGCGGTTATTCTCGATTGCGGCAACATAGAACGGGTAGGCGAGCGGGCTTCGGATGTTGCGAAGATCAAGCTGCTTCTGAATATTGATCATCATATTTCGAATGACGGCTTCTGTCATGTTTCTTACATCGACCCGGCAGCCAGTTCCACCGGGGAGTTGCTCTATCGACTGGTCGTGGCCATGTCGCTGGATATTTCCTGGGAATTGGCGACGAATCTTTACACGGCCATTCTGACTGACTCTGGCGGTTTTCGGTACAGCAGTACAACAAAGGAAACCTTGTTGGCCGCAGCGAATCTTGTCGGCTGTGGTGCGGATCCCCAATGGATTTCCGAGCATATTTACGAAAACAACCCGCCGGTGAAGATCCAGTTGTTGGGGAAGGTGCTTGAAACGATGAGGCTTGACATCGACGGGCGGGTGGGGTCGATGGCGGTCTTTCAGGAGACCCTCAATACGTTGGGGGCGAAGCTTGAGTACACGGAGAATTTCGTCGATATACCCCGGACGATCCAGGGGGTGGATGTGGCGATCTTTTATATTGAGACGGAGACGGATCTGTTCAAGCTGAGTCTTCGCTCTAAGGACAGGGTGGATGTCGAGAAAATCGCCCGGTTCTTTGGCGGCGGAGGCCATACGAATGCGTCGGCCTGTGTCATTGAGGGCGATTTTTCCGATGTTCACCAGCGTGTGCTGAATGTTGTGCGATCGGTTCTGTAG
- the rbfA gene encoding 30S ribosome-binding factor RbfA: MTNFKRADRVAELIQSELAEILLKEIRDPRIGLLTITGVKVSDDLRVAKVFFVEMGRDVCRQETWDGLKKAAGFIRKGLGRRLQLRYVPEIIFRQDPSFAYGSRIDRILMELESQNGDHAAKNH, from the coding sequence ATGACGAATTTTAAAAGAGCGGACCGGGTGGCCGAGCTCATTCAGTCGGAACTCGCGGAGATTCTCCTCAAGGAGATCCGTGACCCTCGGATCGGCCTTCTCACCATTACCGGCGTAAAGGTCAGCGACGATCTGAGGGTTGCCAAAGTTTTTTTTGTTGAAATGGGTCGGGATGTTTGCCGCCAGGAAACTTGGGACGGACTGAAGAAAGCGGCGGGCTTTATCCGGAAGGGGTTGGGGCGAAGGCTGCAACTGCGGTATGTTCCGGAAATTATCTTCCGCCAGGATCCGTCTTTTGCCTACGGTAGCCGGATCGACCGAATATTGATGGAATTGGAGAGCCAGAACGGAGATCATGCTGCAAAAAATCATTGA
- a CDS encoding DUF503 domain-containing protein gives MVAGLAVIDIFMPGCRSLKEKRGVLKRVLKRTQNEFNVSIAEVGDNDQWKRARIGFCVVGNEKQYINAKMDHILDFIDSLHVAEIVKSKMEIMSMDDLLDPWEGNVEKYDEF, from the coding sequence ATGGTGGCGGGATTGGCTGTTATCGATATTTTCATGCCGGGATGCCGGTCGTTGAAGGAAAAGAGGGGGGTGCTGAAGCGTGTGCTGAAGCGCACACAGAACGAGTTCAATGTGTCGATTGCCGAAGTGGGCGACAATGACCAGTGGAAACGTGCCCGTATCGGGTTCTGTGTGGTCGGCAATGAGAAACAGTATATCAATGCGAAAATGGACCATATTCTCGATTTCATAGACAGCTTGCATGTGGCGGAGATTGTGAAGAGCAAGATGGAGATTATGAGTATGGACGATTTGCTGGACCCTTGGGAAGGAAATGTAGAAAAGTATGACGAATTTTAA
- the infB gene encoding translation initiation factor IF-2: MAKKRVYEVARELGLENKELISRVEKMGIAVKSHSSTLEDGDVERIIREIRGVDPQEVEEKRITSTIIRRRAVRPSAEEERVETPEKEVPVKGTEIPAGGGEVDVKGTDMETRAEPVILSKPAVKAKKPVEQEVSHEGDSPAAARIKETAVRMPPVPETEEKVMRVDGRKKGGHPGARLGPEAAQIAGPGELTGEEPRGVVSPSAPQFPEKKTEPLRTVKDPVSDGAEKPSQTEAEEDKGRKKKKAPLETRVEEVVPAKKKSFLKKSADKKGRHIEIETEEKSVRWWEEKKIAPIKMKKTQITTPKAIKRRIKIDEAISVGEMAKKMGVKAGDVINKLMKIGIMATINQSIDFDAASLIALEFDYQVEAAGAGHEFEEAILKTRQASKNLKPRGPVVTIMGHVDHGKTSLLDAIRKTNVIDGEAGGITQAIGAYHVRLKGRDIVFLDTPGHEAFTAMRARGAKVTDIVVLVVAADDGVMEQTVEAINHSRVAEVPILVAVNKVDKTGADPGKIKQGLTEHNLIPEEWGGDTIFCEVSAKKQEGIEDLLEMILLQADMLDLKADPDLPARGVIVEAKLDKGRGAVATVLIQEGTLREGDAFVSKTEWGRVRAMYSDQGGRVKEAGPSTPVEVIGFSSVPQASAEFVGVEDEKKARGIAEYWIKKEREKELASTSKITLEQLYQKIREGVKDLNVILKADVQGSIEALGDALTKLSTSDIKLNIIHSSPGTITETDVMLASASNAIIIGFNVRPDTRVVEIAEQEGVDIKLYDIIYNAIADVRAAMEGLLDPEYKEVSQGKAEVRELFRVPKIGTIAGSFVLEGKITRRANARLVRDGVQIFDGKILSLRRFKDDAKEVLSGFECGIGIEGFNDLKPGDIIETYSMEKVERKL, encoded by the coding sequence ATGGCAAAAAAGAGAGTGTATGAAGTGGCCAGGGAGCTGGGCCTTGAAAATAAGGAATTGATCTCTCGCGTGGAGAAAATGGGCATTGCGGTAAAATCCCACTCAAGTACTCTCGAGGACGGCGATGTTGAACGCATCATCCGGGAAATTCGAGGTGTTGATCCTCAAGAAGTGGAGGAAAAAAGGATCACCTCAACCATTATTCGTCGCCGGGCGGTGCGTCCGTCCGCAGAAGAGGAAAGGGTAGAGACGCCGGAAAAAGAGGTGCCGGTCAAGGGAACGGAAATCCCCGCCGGTGGGGGAGAAGTCGATGTGAAGGGAACGGATATGGAAACAAGGGCGGAACCCGTGATCTTATCGAAGCCCGCTGTAAAAGCGAAAAAACCGGTTGAGCAGGAAGTTTCCCATGAAGGCGACAGCCCTGCAGCGGCTAGAATCAAAGAAACCGCTGTACGGATGCCCCCTGTCCCGGAAACGGAAGAAAAAGTCATGCGGGTTGACGGAAGGAAGAAGGGGGGGCATCCCGGAGCGAGGCTGGGCCCGGAAGCCGCTCAGATAGCCGGTCCCGGCGAGCTCACAGGCGAGGAACCGAGGGGTGTTGTGTCCCCGTCTGCACCGCAGTTTCCGGAGAAGAAAACGGAACCCTTGAGAACCGTTAAGGATCCCGTATCTGATGGAGCGGAAAAACCGTCGCAGACTGAGGCCGAAGAAGACAAGGGGCGAAAGAAGAAAAAAGCCCCCCTGGAGACGCGCGTTGAAGAGGTGGTTCCGGCTAAGAAAAAATCCTTCCTGAAAAAATCCGCCGATAAAAAAGGTCGCCACATCGAGATCGAAACGGAAGAGAAATCCGTACGATGGTGGGAGGAGAAAAAAATCGCTCCCATCAAAATGAAGAAGACGCAGATCACGACTCCCAAGGCAATCAAGCGCCGGATCAAGATTGACGAGGCGATCAGTGTAGGAGAAATGGCCAAAAAAATGGGAGTGAAGGCGGGGGATGTGATCAACAAATTGATGAAAATCGGTATCATGGCAACCATCAATCAGTCTATCGATTTCGACGCAGCCAGTCTGATCGCCCTGGAATTCGACTACCAGGTGGAGGCGGCGGGGGCGGGTCATGAATTCGAGGAGGCGATCCTGAAAACGAGGCAGGCGTCAAAGAACCTCAAACCTCGTGGTCCCGTTGTGACCATCATGGGTCATGTCGACCATGGCAAAACGTCCCTGCTGGACGCGATCCGGAAAACAAATGTCATCGACGGGGAAGCCGGTGGCATCACCCAGGCTATCGGCGCCTATCATGTACGGCTCAAGGGACGCGATATCGTTTTCCTTGACACGCCGGGGCATGAGGCGTTTACGGCAATGCGTGCCAGAGGTGCCAAGGTGACGGACATCGTTGTATTGGTCGTGGCGGCAGATGATGGCGTTATGGAACAGACCGTGGAGGCGATTAACCATTCCCGCGTTGCCGAGGTGCCGATCCTGGTGGCGGTCAACAAAGTGGACAAGACTGGCGCCGATCCGGGAAAAATCAAGCAGGGTCTGACGGAACACAATCTCATTCCCGAGGAATGGGGAGGCGATACGATTTTCTGTGAAGTGTCGGCCAAAAAACAAGAGGGCATTGAAGACCTTTTGGAAATGATTCTTTTGCAGGCGGACATGCTTGATTTGAAAGCTGATCCCGATCTGCCTGCTCGGGGTGTTATCGTGGAAGCCAAGCTGGATAAAGGGCGGGGCGCCGTGGCCACGGTCCTGATTCAGGAAGGGACACTACGGGAAGGTGACGCTTTTGTATCCAAGACGGAATGGGGCCGTGTACGGGCCATGTACAGCGATCAGGGGGGTCGCGTTAAAGAGGCGGGCCCTTCCACGCCGGTAGAAGTAATCGGTTTTTCCAGCGTGCCCCAGGCCAGTGCCGAATTTGTGGGTGTGGAAGATGAGAAGAAGGCACGCGGCATTGCTGAATACTGGATAAAAAAAGAACGGGAAAAAGAACTTGCGTCAACCTCCAAGATCACTCTCGAGCAGCTTTACCAGAAGATCAGGGAAGGTGTGAAGGATCTGAACGTCATCCTCAAGGCGGATGTCCAGGGGTCGATAGAGGCCCTGGGGGATGCCTTGACGAAACTCAGCACGAGTGACATCAAACTCAACATCATTCACAGTTCGCCGGGAACGATTACAGAAACGGACGTCATGCTGGCCTCCGCATCAAACGCAATCATCATCGGGTTCAACGTACGTCCCGATACCCGGGTGGTGGAGATTGCCGAGCAAGAGGGTGTCGATATCAAACTTTACGATATCATTTACAATGCCATTGCCGATGTGCGGGCCGCCATGGAGGGGCTCCTGGATCCGGAATATAAAGAGGTTAGCCAAGGAAAAGCGGAGGTACGTGAGCTCTTCCGTGTACCGAAGATCGGGACGATTGCCGGCAGCTTTGTCCTGGAAGGAAAAATTACACGCAGGGCCAATGCGCGTCTTGTCCGGGATGGCGTCCAGATTTTCGACGGCAAAATTCTGTCGTTGCGCCGGTTTAAGGATGATGCCAAGGAAGTGCTCAGTGGGTTTGAATGCGGTATCGGGATCGAGGGCTTCAACGATCTGAAACCGGGAGATATCATTGAGACCTACAGTATGGAAAAAGTTGAGCGAAAACTGTAA